The following is a genomic window from Parus major isolate Abel chromosome 14, Parus_major1.1, whole genome shotgun sequence.
GTTTCACtttcttccctcatttttttcttcttttcagttgCAGAGCCTTATTCCTTTTGTTCAGCTTCCTCCTAGTGAAGCTGTGTGTGAAGAATATCGACTCAACCCTGATGACATGCCACAAAATCTTTATAGGTAATTAGGAAAGTACAAACCACTTCTGCCTGTGGCACTTTACcataaacagaaatttaaaataaaaaaataaaagaaataaaaaggtgtGGTTTATACCATTGAAAAAAGCCAAGAACAGCATAGTAGATATTGGGATAAAGTTTTGTAGTAGCCTTTGTCATACAAGGAATGGGGAGAGGCAATGTATGTAACCATATTAACTGATGCTGTATAATAGTGCTTCCTTAAGCCCCTTATAAAATACTTTCCCCATAAACATGCTTTTCTCATCCATTTTACCTTACTCTTAACATTATTTATCCAACAGTATTACTGGCTTCATTTCTCGTTGTGATCATGGTGTTGGGAGGAGTACAACAGACAGACAGTTCTTCTTTATCAATCAACGTCCCTGCGATCCAGCAAAGGTGAGGGAGTTGTTTTTCTATCATCAGCCCCACTAACTCAATATTCTCTGAAAACCTCAGGATTAGTAGCTCATGTGTATGTTTGTTTCTTGGTAGTAAAAGTTCCTCTGTCTCAAGTTTCTATCTTAGTTGTTTATTTCAGTGAACAAGATCTCAATCGTACAATATATGTTTTAGTGCATTAATATACACTGGTGCAAAAtagaagataatattttttgaagtttattgttttttcaccttttttgcAGGTTGTGAAGATTGTGAATGAAGTTTATCACTTACACAATAAACACCAGTATCCATTTGTTGTCCTTAACATTGGGGTAGATTCTGGTAtgttctgaataatttttagCAACTTCAGCAAAGGCTATTACAATTTATTCTTCAATGATGTTTGTATTTAGAGAATATTGCCATTTTCATTCTTATGGCTTCCTGCACTCTGTGGATTTTTTAATGCTCAGTTGATGAGGGAGAAATAGTCTAGCTGTGGTTTGACTATTTTTCCCTCCACCTTTTCTATACTCAAAAATAACTTCTTAAGTGGTGAGGAAAAGGTCATCTTAAATACATGGAAATGTGTatcatgtttttgtttgctggaTTATTGAAACAGTTAAATGTCATTTGCAGATAAAATGGCAAACAAACCAGAACTAATTCTGTGCAATaacattgcattttatttgtaaagcagttattttttcttttttttcttccagagtgTGTTGACATCAATGTAACTCCTGACAAAAGGCAAATTTTACTTCAGGAGGAAAAGTTTTTATTAGCAATTCTAAAGACTTCTCTGATGGAGATGTTTGGTAGTGATGTTAACAAACTGAATGTCAATCAGAAACTTCTGGACGTTGCAGGTAGGACACAAAATGTGGAAGTTTTGAATATGATATATatcagagaattaaaaatagaggATCCTGTTTTTAAACACccaaagaagaaatgaaaaaaaaagaaaaaaaaataaagaaggacCTTAAATTACTAAGTGATTGTTATGGAAATGACACATGCCAGCAAGCAGGATTTACAGTCAAGTTTGTGAGGAAAAAACTAACACAGAATTAATTGATAAAGCTTGCAAAAGATTTCTCCCAAGATACTAAAAGAggtctgtgttttttttatgaaaatgtctTTGAGAAAGAATGGTTAAGGggtcataaataaaatatgaaaattaagtaTGAGTTTTTTGGATTTTAAACTTTGATTCTTATATGTTATCTACATAAATTGATGATTATCCTGTGACTGTGTAGTCTTTCAAAATTGCTTTCCCAAGGAGTAAAGATCATCTcatcttcttcctttcattCAAAAATTCATTcttctaattttcctttttgctaaCACATAGAATCAGTTGTAGCCTGATTCTGactgttattttaaattcaccTTCAGTAAAACCCTTGTTGGACTGGCAGTTGACAAGGTTGAAATCCTCTAATGACCTGCAAATCCCATGTACTCTAAATGCCTGTCATGCCAGCTTCTTAACACTTTGCCAATGAAATTTTATAGTGACCATTGAAGTGTAAGAGCAACTCACTTTTCATTGTCTCTCTGTCATTAAACTCTTTGgataatgtaaataaatgtgcTGATTGGACTGATTACTCTTTCAGTTTAGAAAGAGACTACAAATTCATGCTTAGTAGTGCCATGAAATATCTTGAAGATGTAactgtttctgtgtttgatATTAATGCATTTCAGCCCTATACTCATTCTCTGAAGCTTCAGGGCTCCTTTGAGCAGTTTGGTGTTTTTCTTACCtcttttcattccctttcctaAACCACATCATTTGATTCATGTTTCCAGCTAACTTAGAATCTTGAAATACTCTGTATTCTGATTTCATTAGGTAACTTGAAGAAGACACTTCttgaagagacagaaaagcctCAGGCAGAAGTGCTGTCTGACTCTGAGACTGAAAATCCAAGTGGTGAAGGCAAAAGAATAATGACTCTTGCCAGATTAAGGGAGTCATTCTCTCTCCATCAAGctacagaaagtaattttcaaagcTCTAAAAAGgtaaaacagcagcacagtttCCCTAGACAGAGGTTACTCGATACCACTGGGAGTACTGTAAAGATTCAAAAGGCTATCTTGACTAAGGAGGCTGAGAGTTGTCATAAGTCGGACTCAGAGGTGTCAGTTCCAATGAGACACTTGAGAAAATTAGAAGATACTGCAGATTCTGGATTCTGTAGCATTTCTGAGTCAGATGCTGGATGTAGTACACCAGAAGCTGGAAGCTTCATCAGTAGTGAAAGTGCAATTAATTCTGAAGAAGAATTCTGTAGCACAGAAGAACAGATGCAGAAGGAATGTCTTAAAACTGCTGGATGTAGTAAGAAGTCATTGGACTGTGATGTTCAGGTCTTGGGCACTGAACCCAAGCTAAATCAAGTGAATGACTGGACTGATCAAAACAAGTTATCTCAAGAAGCCAATAGTTGTTCCCCAAGAGTAAAACgttttaaaagcagaaactttAAAAGTAAAGCAGATGATTCCAAGGCAGGTAAATATCCTGAAGTGAAGAACACTAGTGTTGATGTACTGGTggaagttaaaaagaaaattgtgccTCTTGAATTCTCTATGAAGGTTTTGgcagaaaaggtaaaaaaagtaatacagcagcaacagaaaaacacagaaactgaaaattacagaagatttaaagcaaaaattagtCCTGGGGACAATAAAGTAGCAGAAGATGAATTAAGAAAAGAGATAAGGTATTTCTACTTCTACTTGTTTGATATATTTTGTTcatcatttaataaaattagttaaacaaaaatcaaagacCTGTCTTGAGAGTGGGCAAGAGGCTTACATGTACCTGCTAGGTTTGggtctattttttatttaatgtcaCAAAAAAGTCTATTTGATGCATTGTTTTACTGGCATAATACTGACtccattattttaaagcagagcACCTTACTTGAACTAAGGGCAAACAGAATGTGGAAAAAGActaaaaaagccacaaacatCATAGATTCAGCTTAGATCAACTTTGTAAATTGCAGTGGAGTCAGAGAAACACCAGATTTTGtgacagagaaaacacattGAAAAGACTGCGTACCTTGTATTCCCTTGAATGAAATTTGGTGAGACATATCTGGAAAAATAAGTTGCTTTCAGGTGGTCAGGGGACAGTAAAAGTGTCattaaatcacattaaaaaatgtgttagGAAAGTCTTCTAATTGTGAAAAGAAGGCACATATGTCAGCTGCCTTCAAAACCACGATGCCATCTTCATTGTTAATTACTTGGGCTATTGCCATATTGCCTGCTTCTAATTTTATTATCACAATGGTGGAATCCTGTCTTaatgatggatttttttctgccagaaatGGCCTCATCGATCAGTGGCAGATTTTCAACATGTATATCCTgtttaaatgtgattttgattttttatttttttttttaatataaagtgTGAAATGCAGGGgacaaacagaaattttaaagttttacatGATAACTGATAAGggtgtaatttattttctttttatattttttgtctaCAGTAAAGAAATGTTTGCAAAGATGGAAATCATTGGCCAGTTCAATTTAGGGTTTATAATAGCAAAGTTGAATTCTGATCTTTTCATAATTGACCAACATGCTACTGATGAGAAATATAACTTTGAGATGTTGCAACAACACACTGTTCTCCAAGGTCAGAAGCTGATAGTGTaagtattttcagtgtttcaacAATAACATGTTTTAAGTTGAGTTCAGTGTTTCAGAATGATGCCtatgatttatatttatgtagCATTTCACACATTCAGAACATTTGAGAATAAAgtgttttttatattctttgttTCAAAGAGTCAATCCTCACATGAAACATAAATTCCATGGATGCAGTTGTAGCTGTGCAGCAAGTCAGTGGTCAAACAGGTTTCCCAGTGGGCTTTCATAGCAGCCCACAGTTTGGTAGGATATTGGAGACTGTTCCTGCAACAAGGAATGCTGCCTAACTGGCTTCATTCTCCTGAGTAACACTTGGAAGTAACTGTTTAGTagtgagattttatttttttttaacaaagcagAGTGGAAAGTTTTACTAAGAGCTTTGTATTAAGTATTTCTAGGTTGTTTGTGAAATCTGTCCTAAGTGCTCTGCACTGTGTACCTATGCAATAaagtctttttctctcttggtTTCAGGCCTCAAAATCTCAATCTAACAGCAGTAAATGAAACGGTATTGATTGAAAACctagaaatattcagaaaaaatggCTTTGATTTTATCATAAATGAAAATGGTGAGTTTGGACCAGAATTGCTGGAAGTAAAAGAGCTCAAAGGTTTAATCTTATTTATTATGCAACATTTCCCTTGGGTGTTATCAGAAGCTTTGAAATAAGATGAGATAAGATTATTGTATATGggatgtttgttttcctaagaCTTATGATTCTGTGGTCTCTCTGCATGATTTAACAGAACATTGTAGATTATTTATCTCACCATCTTTTTACAGAAGGTTTTGAAGACTGGGGTCAGTCTTTGACTACGTGACTGGATGTGCATTTTTTGGATATGTTACattaaaatccttttgttttattagtACACCTGCAAGGACAAATGTGGACAAGTGCTAAACatagtaatttaaaatagaaagcatTAGTAACtgattttctttggttttccttATGGCTTTAGTACTGACTTGCTTTGTTCTTTTGACCAAATTCTTTAACCTGCAAGCTCCTTATTGTTTCCCTTACACAATGAGGATAATGAAAATGCAGTGTGGTACCACTTTGCTATTTGGGAAGTCACTACACATTTTTTCCATAGTCTTCATTTCAGAATATCCCAGGGTTTATCTGGTCTAAAATGCTATTATCAATCTCTTACCATCATTAATCCATAGTGATTTTGTAGTCACATAAACTCAAAAAAGTTCCATAAACTATTTGTCCTTTGAAATTGAAGGGTTTGTTAGAAAGTAGATCTTCCTGCTTTTAAGTTTGCAAACAACTTTTTTCGGTTGATGTTAAAAGAGCACTGCCGTAGTTACCACTTTGGTTAGTTAATCAGAGCCATcaaaagattaaatttaaacATTAGTATATACACATATCACATCatattaatgttttaaagtagttcctcagtttttctctcaagaaaaaggaattttctgtttttctctgtttctttattATTGTTGCAAACCTTCCAGCTCCTGTAACTCAAAGAGTTAAATTGATATCGTTGCCAACAAGCAAAAACTGGACTTTTGGTCCACAAGACATAGATGAGCTGATCTTCATGTTGAGTGACTGCCCTGGAGTGATGTGCAGGCCCTCCAGGGTCAGACAGATGTTTGCTTCTCGAGCTTGCAGGAAGTCTGTAAGTACTGCACTTGATGTTTGTGTTGAAATAAATACGTTTCCTGATGTAGTGCAGGTGACTGTATCTGTATGTGTATTGCAGGGCAAGTTTATTTACTGCTGAGTGTCAGCAGCTAATATCCTTCCTTCTGTTCCTCATGGTTTTATCTAGTGTAACTTGGGAAACATTTCTGctagttttttattttgttccaaaCTAATGTGCTCATGAGCACTGTGTTAgctattttttgtcttctgattGTCTGGTAGgtgttttttacttttaatgCCTTGCACAGAATTTATTAACTGTAGTGGCTGAACTACTGCTCTGGTCAGCTGgcaaatggaaaaaggaaataattaatttattttcctttgcttgcaGGTGATGATTGGAACTGCACTGAATGTGcaggaaatgagaaaactgATCACCCATATGGGTGAGATTGAACATCCCTGGAACTGCCCCCATGGAAGGCCTACTATGAGACATATAGTCAGTTTAGACTTGATTTCACCAGAATAAGTCAGTGTCTgtttattaacattttaattcttgGCAATATTTTGAGCTTTTACTGCGACTCCCCTCTTTTGAGTAAAAAAATTTTAGTCTTCAAAGCTGGAAATAATAGCACTTGAAGGCATTCATTAGGGTTTCCTTGTTATTGCTGTTGAGTCATCAATACCAACATCCTGGAATTCATGTAAATAACTTCTTATTGTAATTTATTGTGTGTTGTACTTCTTTGAGCAGCAATCAaaacttttataaaataaataagtttttatATAAAGATCAGGAGTAGGTGAACCTCATTTATAGCAAATACACTGATTCTTAAAATGAAGTGGAATGTGAATTTAAGTCCCTAGCAATAccataaaacaaatattaattttctatgtTTATACATCATGTATatgataattttaaagaaaatgaaaatgatacacaagtgaaaatatttttgataccAAAGCTGGGTTTGATTAGATAATAATTTATAGCTTTAATATTGCATTTAATGATGAATTTCCTGTTATCCGTGTTTTAAGGCTTGAATAGAATAATTAGTCTGGCATCATAGCTTTTAATTAATATTGTTCCCTTCTGAATtccaaatttgattttttaagaacagggtttctttttctgataaTGAATGGGGAAAAGAACTCTTGCAACGGGCATTGCCAGTTAGGCCAGCCCAAATTCTATCTTAGTACAATCAAAACAGTTAGAAGACGGTCTTTTTGAAGCAGAAACCATTAAAACAGATACATATGCTCTTCCAGTTCTGTAGGAACAAGATTTGACCCAAGAAATCTGTTTATGGGTTATGTTCCCTTCACTCTCCATTTGccgctgctggagctgtggccgTGATGCAGTTGCTGTTTCTCCAGTGCTCAAAGCCGCCCGTGCCGCTTCTCCGAGCAGCGCGGCAGAGCGTGCCCATGGTAGCCGGCACGGCTGCGGCCAAGAACCTTCAGCAAACTCTCCGTGTTCGTGCGGAGCCGCGATTTCGCAGCGCTGCTCTGCGGGCGTGGAcagcggccgggccgggcgcgggCCCCGCGGCAGCGTTGTTATGGCTACGGCAGCGCTGCGCCTGCGCGGGAGAGAGCGGCCCGGTCCCGTCGCCCCTCAGCCGGGGCTCGGTGAGGGCCCGGTCCCGCCGCCCCTCTCCGGAGCTCGGTAAGGGCTCGGTTAAAGGCTCtgcccccgcccggccccgccgttCCCCGGTAAGCACTGGCACCGGCTTTCCCCCGTCATCCCCCGCTCGGGTGCCGGTGCCAGTTgaggctgtccctgccagccctcgCCTCTGCGGCACTGTGAGTTGGGTTCTTGCACTACGCGGCTGTGATACAATTGCAGCTGTCCAGTCAGTCCTGTAACCTTCGGGTAGTTCTCAACTAGTAAAATAACTACAAGATTTCTTGGTTATGCTGTGCTGTAGTTCAGTCTGCAGCTCATAACTTGGACGGCAAGTTAAATCAGTAATAGTAGTGCAGTTGTAAATTCCCAGAACTTGCCAAATGCATATGTTTGAGAAATGGCTTTCAACTTAATCCTTGTAATTAAATCTAATAGACAGCTAAAAATCAGGTAAAGATAGAGATCTCCATGTGGCAGAAGTAAGTCTACTTCCATCACAATGGTTTTGTTGGAAGGACAATACTTCCATCAGAGTGATTTTGATGGAAAACTTGGAGGTAATTCACAGACTGCTCCCGGTTAACCTTGTGGCCTGCCTGCCACAAGCTGACACCACTGGTTTAAGGAATTGCTGTTACAGAGATTAATAtatgtgttttgggtttttaaactAGTTTATAGGGTAAAAATATGTACataagacagaaataaattttcatttttcagaaggaaagtACAAATTGAGACAACTCAGTAGCTATgaaaaaaggcaagaagaaaGATGTCAAGAAGAAAGATGCCAAGAAAGATGGTAAAAAGGCAGCTGGTGGTGAGAAGTCAGAAGAATCTCTAGGTACTAGAACTGAGAGTAGCTTAACAACACTGCCAGACTTGCAGAATGAGTTAGTGAATGAAGAAACTCAGGCAATTCCAGAGGTACAAGATAACGAGCCAGGCGTAGAGGAACCACCAGTCCAGCCTGTTCCTCGGATTCATGAGGAGCTTCTTCTTGCTCAAGTGATTATAAAAAGGTACACTTGTTACAAATATAGCACTGAAGTCAAGAACTCTGATTTAAAgtgtctctgctgcagccagtgtCATTCATACAAACACAGATTTGACTCTTGATTTGAAGCAGAGAATCAGGTTATTCAGACCTAGTAGCAGCAGCACCTTAGGAGACATAGATGTGGAATTCTGCTGCCTTCTTGCATCCTAGAGTGCTGCTGGTACACTCTACCTGCCAAAAGCCTCATTATTTTAGCTTGTTCACCTTCAGTGAAGTTTTGTTAAAGTATACAGATAACTGGTGAAGAAAATATATCATGTAATCTTTAGTTGTTGCTGCCTTTTAATGCTTTGTGCTGCTCATATCTCATCATAATATCCTAAACTGAGGAAACAGGTGAATAGCCATGTCCAAAAACATTCTTTTGTATTTCAATGTAATGTTTATATGTAATGTTTCATATACCAACATGTCTGACTGTAAAGTAAAAAGTGCTACCAATGTGggcttttttcttaattgaagGAAATATGGGTCTGAGGCAACACAACAATTATGTGGAGTATTACAAGAAAGGTTCAAAAAATTGGAAATTCTCTTGTTCATTATTCTGCACAAGATGCAACAGCTGACCTGTGTAGACCATGGTAAATCAAAGGTCATTTATTACATGTGATTTAGAACTATTTGGCAGTGACTTGAAATCTTcatctttggtttgttttctttgtagcTATGAAGGTGAACAAGTTGATGAACTCTATGAGGGCCAAGGATTTATGTGTTTTGAGGGAGGAAATACATACAAGGTGAgtgtataaattaaaaaaaaaagtagtggaCTAAGTTCTCTCTCAAGAGCACTGAGAAGCATTGAAAGCTCTGTTAGTTTCTGGCATTAGAACTCTTGGTTTGAAACTAGTAGTTGGAGAGGAATTAACGTCATTCTTTTGAAATCTTACAGTCTCTAGGCTTCATCTGGGGTAAGAATGAATCTGCAATTGATGCTATTCTCTTCATTTTGAAGGGTCTGTTTTCTGAAGGGTGTATGAATGGAGAAGGGACTTACACATGGGCTGATGGAGTAAAGTATGAGGTAAAGTACAGTTTAAAGTTATAACTGAACACTTTTGCACCCAGTTAGATGTGCCAATTGAAGGAAAGTAGATAAGTTGCAGTAATTGGTACAGTACAGGTAGCAGTTACAGAGCTATGGCAGTGATTTCAATCACAAGCCTGACTTGTCCCAGAAGGTTGGGAAACAGAGTCTTAGATTTTAATGTTGTAATTTAATCTTTCAGGGAACATTTACTAAGAATATGCTGATGCATAATGGCCGTTATACCTGGAATGATGGCAGTGTTTATGAAGGATCAATCAAAAATGGACTTAGGCATGGATATGGAGTTTTCAGAAGTGGTACTCATCCAATTTCTTACACTGGTTATTGGTGCAATGGCAAAAGACATGGAAAGGTCAGTAAGAGCTAAATGAGAGCATAGGCTCGGGTGATACCTTCAGGAACAGCAAGTGTTACCGTGCAAAGATTTTgcaaaagtgttttgttttgttttgattttgttgcATGACCTTATGCCGTATCGAGATTTGTTTTTCCTAGGGAGTCTTTCTGAGGTTGTGAATACAGTTAATAATCTAAACTTACTGTTGGAAGTAAAAGTCTGAATGGGTCAGAAAATTGATCTGCCTCAGATTGAGTACTGTAATTAAGATGCTAAGGTTAGCTCTCTTCAAGTATTTCCAAGGGGTTTGAAAAACATGGTAAACTTTGCTGTAATGtaatagaatttttcttttgaacactTAAGTGTTTTCTAAGGTCTTACCTAACATTAATcagaagggttttttaaaacctttttaaaacatacttttttttttatttaattgtatcCCTTCAGTTGCTTTCAGTACCATGAATCAAAGTGACCCCAAGTATTAGAATGTGATTACAAGCTTCATATCATTTGTGTGTGGTGTTTTATTAATGT
Proteins encoded in this region:
- the PMS2 gene encoding mismatch repair endonuclease PMS2; protein product: MEAAAPCPQPAGTIRPIDRGSVHRICSGQVVLNLGTAVKELVENSLDAGATNIDIKLKDHGAELIEVSDNGGGVEEENFEGLTLKHYTSKIQDFSDLIHVETFGFRGEALSSLCALSDVTIFTCHKSAKVGTRLVFDHNGKITQKTHFPRQQGTTVSIQQLFYTLPVRHKEFQRNIKKEYAKMVQLLQAYCIVSKGVRINCTNQVGQGKKSCVISTAGSPSLKENIGAVFGQKQLQSLIPFVQLPPSEAVCEEYRLNPDDMPQNLYSITGFISRCDHGVGRSTTDRQFFFINQRPCDPAKVVKIVNEVYHLHNKHQYPFVVLNIGVDSECVDINVTPDKRQILLQEEKFLLAILKTSLMEMFGSDVNKLNVNQKLLDVAGNLKKTLLEETEKPQAEVLSDSETENPSGEGKRIMTLARLRESFSLHQATESNFQSSKKVKQQHSFPRQRLLDTTGSTVKIQKAILTKEAESCHKSDSEVSVPMRHLRKLEDTADSGFCSISESDAGCSTPEAGSFISSESAINSEEEFCSTEEQMQKECLKTAGCSKKSLDCDVQVLGTEPKLNQVNDWTDQNKLSQEANSCSPRVKRFKSRNFKSKADDSKAGKYPEVKNTSVDVLVEVKKKIVPLEFSMKVLAEKVKKVIQQQQKNTETENYRRFKAKISPGDNKVAEDELRKEISKEMFAKMEIIGQFNLGFIIAKLNSDLFIIDQHATDEKYNFEMLQQHTVLQGQKLIVPQNLNLTAVNETVLIENLEIFRKNGFDFIINENAPVTQRVKLISLPTSKNWTFGPQDIDELIFMLSDCPGVMCRPSRVRQMFASRACRKSVMIGTALNVQEMRKLITHMGEIEHPWNCPHGRPTMRHIVSLDLISPE